Part of the Permianibacter fluminis genome, GTGTGAGTGCAGCGACCGGCGCTGGCAAGATGGCACCGCGGTCAGCGCACGAAAATATCTGCTGGCGCGCCGCGCACCCGCGCACCCGCGCGGCCGGACGGGCGCACAAGCCACACTGCCGGGCTCAGCGAGCCAGCAGCGGCGGCATCGGACAGTTCAGCCGCTCGGCGATCACTCGCAGCAATTCCCGTTCGTTGACGGTGACTTCCTGGTCGGCAAGCGCCAGCTCGGCCAGCGTGCTGAGCAGTGGTTTTTTCAGCAACGGGGTCAGCCGATCCAGCGTCAGCAGCGCCTGATCCAGTTTGACCGCATCAAACTCCACCGGTAAATCGGCCGCGCTGATGCCGAAACTGCTGAGCGTCTGCTTGTAGTGAGCACTCATTTCGTCGGCGCGACTGCCGGATGCCTGCGTCACCAACCCAATCACCAGCGCCAGCTCGTCCGCGACGGCGGCAAACCGGGTGATGGCAGTCGTGGCCGAGCGGCTGGCGGCCGGTTGCAGCCAGTGCCGGAGCAGGGCGCTGAGCACGTATTCGAATGGCGTGATGGTCTGGTCGAGCCGGGCCAGGGCCAACAGGGTGCTCAGCAGTTGCTGGCGTTCAGGCTCGCGCAGCATTTCCAGCGCCGGTCGGGCGCTGGTGATGAGCGCCAGCCGACCGTCAGCCGGCAGTGCCCGGGCCGCGAACAGCAGCGCCGTGACTTGCGCCCGTTCGGCCGGGCCGCGTTGCTGTTCGATCAGGTTCAGCGCGGCCACTTGCTGTCCGGCACTTTCGGTCAGCATCAGCGCCAGCATCAGGGCACCGGCCCGCTGCCGATCATGACTCGCTTCGCGCAGCGGCGCCGGCAAGCGCTCCAGCAATTGCTGGGCGTAATCCAGATGCGATGGCGTCACGGTACCAACACTGGCCACAGCCTGGCGCGCGGCCGCGTGGCCGCTCAGCGCACTGACGCCGGCGCTGGCAAGCGCACTGCTTGCTGCGGATTCAACCGCCACCTCGTTGCCTGCAACATCGTTCCCCGCAACAACATTGCTCGCAGCCTGACTGACCCGGCGCGCCAGCACCGCTGGCGTAAAGCCCAGCGCGCTGATGCGATCGTCCAGCGGGGGATGGGTCGACAGCAGTCCCGACATCGCGACATGCACCGATTCGCCAAAACACATATGGCTCATTTCTTCCGCGTGCGCGCTTTGCAGCAACGAGCTGCCGCTGGCCAGCTTGATCTTGGTCAGCGCACCGGCAATGCCGCTGTTGTCACGGGTGTATTGCACCGAGCTGGCATCGGCCAGAAATTCGCGCTGACGGGAAATTGCTGATTTGATCAGGCGACCGAAAAACAGCCCGACGTAACCGATGACCAGCAGCGCGATCGCCAGAATGATCATCGCCAGTACTATATTGCCGCTGTCTTTTTTTGACCGGCCACCACCGACATGGCGCAGGCTGCGCAGCAGAAATTCGCCGAACTGGCCGAGCAGCAGAATGCCGGCCAGTACGCCCATCAATTTGACATTGAGGCGCATGTCGCTGTGCATGATGTGGCTGTATTCGTGGCCAATCACGCCCTGCAACTCCTGTCGATTCAGTTGCTGCAATGCGCCGCGGGTCACCACCAGCACGGTTTCTTCCGCTTTCAGCCCGGCGACAAAAGCATTGATGCCCTGCTCTTCATCCATGACATAAATGCGCGGCAGCGGTGTACCGGAGGCGATCGCCATTTCCTCGACCACATTGATCAGTCGCCGCTCAAGCGGATCACTGGTTTCCGGCAACACCCGACGGGCGCCGACCATGTCGGCGACCGCCTGCCCGCCACCAGACAGCTGGGCCATTTTCAGCAGACTGCCCAGCGCGATCACGATCAGGGTAATCAGTGATAACCAGCCAAACGCCGCCGAGCCAAACCATTCGGCCGGTGGCAATTTGGTGACGCCGGAAATGCGAAAGGCAAAATAGGTCGCGGCATTGACGGCGACGACGATCATCACCACGGCCAATATGAAATAGCCCACCAGCCATTTGCTGCGCCGCCGAGCCCAGTCCTGACG contains:
- a CDS encoding M48 family metallopeptidase yields the protein MDFFGRQDWARRRSKWLVGYFILAVVMIVVAVNAATYFAFRISGVTKLPPAEWFGSAAFGWLSLITLIVIALGSLLKMAQLSGGGQAVADMVGARRVLPETSDPLERRLINVVEEMAIASGTPLPRIYVMDEEQGINAFVAGLKAEETVLVVTRGALQQLNRQELQGVIGHEYSHIMHSDMRLNVKLMGVLAGILLLGQFGEFLLRSLRHVGGGRSKKDSGNIVLAMIILAIALLVIGYVGLFFGRLIKSAISRQREFLADASSVQYTRDNSGIAGALTKIKLASGSSLLQSAHAEEMSHMCFGESVHVAMSGLLSTHPPLDDRISALGFTPAVLARRVSQAASNVVAGNDVAGNEVAVESAASSALASAGVSALSGHAAARQAVASVGTVTPSHLDYAQQLLERLPAPLREASHDRQRAGALMLALMLTESAGQQVAALNLIEQQRGPAERAQVTALLFAARALPADGRLALITSARPALEMLREPERQQLLSTLLALARLDQTITPFEYVLSALLRHWLQPAASRSATTAITRFAAVADELALVIGLVTQASGSRADEMSAHYKQTLSSFGISAADLPVEFDAVKLDQALLTLDRLTPLLKKPLLSTLAELALADQEVTVNERELLRVIAERLNCPMPPLLAR